One window from the genome of Vibrio vulnificus NBRC 15645 = ATCC 27562 encodes:
- a CDS encoding type II secretion system F family protein: protein MATFHYQGRTLDGNKANGQIDAVTSEAAAEQLMNRGIIPVSITQGKTGAGLDFDLNALFAPAVPLEILVLFCRQLYSLTKAGVPLLRSMRGLVQNCENKQLKAALEEVVAELTNGRSLSASMQLHSKVFSPLFVSMIHVGENTGRLDQALLQLANYYEQELETRKRIKTAMRYPTFVISFIVVAMFILNVKVIPQFASMFSRFGVDLPLPTRILIGMSEFFVNYWMLLAGFIVGLIFGFKAWVATADGRERWDKWRLKFPVVGGVVNRAQLSRFSRTFALMLKAGVPLNQSLALSAEAMGNRYLELKILKMKADIEAGSQVSVTAINSGIFTPLVIQMISVGEETGRIDELLMEVADFYDREVDYDLKTLTARIEPILLVIVAGMVLVLALGIFLPMWGMLDVIKG, encoded by the coding sequence ATGGCAACCTTTCATTACCAAGGCAGAACGCTTGATGGCAACAAAGCCAATGGACAAATCGATGCGGTGACCTCAGAAGCGGCTGCTGAGCAACTGATGAACCGGGGGATCATCCCAGTATCGATAACTCAAGGTAAAACGGGGGCTGGGCTCGATTTTGATCTCAATGCGTTATTCGCTCCAGCGGTGCCATTGGAGATCTTGGTGCTCTTTTGTCGCCAGTTGTACAGCTTGACCAAAGCAGGGGTGCCATTACTGCGTTCGATGCGTGGTTTGGTGCAAAATTGTGAGAATAAGCAACTTAAGGCTGCCCTTGAAGAGGTCGTGGCGGAATTGACCAATGGTCGCAGTTTATCGGCGTCCATGCAGTTACACTCAAAAGTGTTTAGCCCTTTATTCGTCTCAATGATTCATGTTGGGGAAAATACGGGTCGACTGGATCAGGCTTTATTGCAACTAGCCAATTATTACGAGCAAGAGCTGGAAACGCGTAAGCGAATTAAAACCGCCATGCGTTACCCAACTTTTGTGATCAGCTTTATTGTGGTGGCGATGTTTATCCTCAACGTCAAAGTGATCCCACAGTTTGCGTCGATGTTCAGTCGATTTGGGGTGGATTTGCCATTGCCAACGAGAATTCTGATTGGCATGTCAGAATTTTTTGTTAACTACTGGATGCTGTTGGCGGGATTCATCGTAGGGCTTATCTTTGGCTTCAAAGCCTGGGTCGCGACGGCGGATGGCCGAGAGCGTTGGGATAAATGGCGATTAAAGTTCCCCGTGGTTGGCGGGGTGGTCAACCGTGCTCAGCTGTCGCGTTTTTCACGCACGTTTGCGCTGATGCTCAAAGCGGGCGTGCCACTGAATCAGTCACTGGCATTGTCGGCAGAAGCGATGGGCAACCGTTACTTAGAGCTGAAGATCCTTAAAATGAAAGCCGACATTGAAGCGGGTAGCCAAGTCTCTGTTACGGCGATAAACAGCGGTATTTTTACCCCTTTGGTGATTCAGATGATTTCCGTTGGGGAAGAGACGGGTCGTATTGACGAGCTCTTGATGGAAGTAGCGGATTTCTATGATCGAGAAGTGGATTATGATCTGAAAACCCTTACGGCTCGCATTGAACCGATTCTATTGGTGATCGTGGCGGGCATGGTATTGGTGTTGGCGCTGGGTATATTCCTACCAATGTGGGGAATGCTCGATGTTATCAAAGGTTAG
- a CDS encoding type II secretion system protein translates to MIKRAQAGFTLVELIVVILLISIVSAYAASRYIGTGSFSAYAAQEQAISIIRQLQVYRMQSNTTNSANPNFELTASGGCLGSTAGCSAAATPQAAESRSDVMRLDGVSVSSTISPIRFDLRGNPLQTNGSALNSVTITFTASGESAAVCINSQGYVSGGSC, encoded by the coding sequence ATGATAAAGCGTGCACAAGCTGGTTTTACTCTCGTCGAGCTGATCGTGGTGATTCTACTGATCAGTATCGTCTCTGCTTATGCTGCCAGTCGCTATATTGGCACTGGCAGTTTTTCTGCGTATGCCGCGCAAGAGCAGGCGATTTCGATCATTCGTCAGCTTCAAGTCTATCGTATGCAGTCCAACACCACGAATTCTGCCAATCCAAATTTTGAGTTAACCGCCAGCGGTGGTTGTTTAGGCTCAACCGCAGGTTGTTCTGCTGCCGCCACGCCTCAGGCTGCGGAATCACGTAGTGATGTGATGCGCCTTGATGGTGTTTCCGTCTCCTCGACAATTTCTCCTATTCGCTTTGATTTGCGTGGTAATCCATTGCAGACCAACGGTTCTGCTCTTAACAGTGTCACCATTACCTTTACGGCTTCCGGAGAAAGTGCGGCAGTTTGTATCAATAGCCAAGGCTACGTGAGTGGCGGGAGCTGCTGA
- a CDS encoding PilW family protein, with translation MSSRGFTLVEMVLTLIVGSILVLGIAGFVELGTKGYADSVDRQRIQTQAQFVLEKLSREFRHAVPNSFSGSGNCLSFYPIVYSGFYAVKGNDIQFLIGNTSVTPPLANGLSLVINPSRQQDLVSDSFDVSGLINDAGYFAVSNQAASLESNSINRRHYIFNANGRVEYCFTAGRISRNGVQVADSVSAASFNYLEPTLQRGGLVHIKLTFTQNDESSHYQQDVQVLNVP, from the coding sequence ATGAGTTCTCGTGGTTTTACCCTAGTGGAAATGGTGCTGACGTTAATTGTCGGTAGCATTTTGGTGCTGGGCATTGCTGGTTTCGTTGAGCTCGGGACAAAAGGCTATGCGGACTCAGTAGACAGGCAGCGTATCCAAACACAAGCCCAATTTGTGTTAGAGAAGTTGTCTCGTGAATTTCGTCATGCTGTGCCGAACAGTTTCAGTGGCAGCGGCAATTGCTTGTCTTTTTATCCAATTGTCTATTCGGGCTTTTACGCCGTGAAAGGCAACGATATTCAATTTTTGATAGGCAATACGAGTGTCACGCCACCGTTGGCTAACGGGCTAAGCTTGGTCATTAATCCAAGTCGTCAGCAAGACCTCGTTAGCGATTCATTTGATGTCTCAGGGTTAATTAACGACGCGGGTTATTTTGCGGTGTCAAACCAAGCCGCCAGCTTAGAAAGTAATTCCATCAACCGTCGACACTATATTTTTAACGCCAATGGCCGTGTTGAATATTGTTTTACCGCAGGGCGGATCAGTCGCAATGGTGTGCAAGTCGCCGATAGTGTTTCCGCAGCAAGCTTCAACTACCTAGAGCCGACACTGCAGCGTGGTGGGTTAGTGCATATCAAGCTGACGTTTACGCAAAATGATGAATCGAGTCATTACCAACAAGATGTGCAGGTGCTCAATGTCCCCTAA
- a CDS encoding prepilin-type N-terminal cleavage/methylation domain-containing protein, with translation MKRQGGFTLIELVVVIVILGILAVTAAPRFLNLQDDARSAAAEGLKGAIAGAAGIVYGKSAINGTENAQTSSVTVDGTVIATTFGYPAQTSAALSAVVSGLATDWTLVSGATNGIGYGFTASNADCHVTYQAPASSAGEPTISLVNCN, from the coding sequence ATGAAAAGACAAGGCGGTTTCACCCTGATTGAGTTAGTTGTGGTGATTGTAATTCTAGGTATTTTGGCAGTAACTGCGGCTCCGCGTTTTCTAAATCTGCAGGATGATGCGCGTTCAGCAGCTGCGGAAGGACTTAAAGGTGCCATTGCTGGCGCTGCTGGTATTGTTTATGGTAAATCGGCGATTAACGGAACTGAAAATGCTCAAACATCATCTGTGACCGTTGATGGCACTGTTATTGCTACAACATTTGGCTACCCTGCGCAAACATCAGCAGCACTTTCTGCTGTAGTTTCTGGTTTGGCTACAGATTGGACATTGGTGAGTGGTGCAACTAATGGCATTGGTTATGGTTTTACTGCGTCTAATGCAGACTGTCATGTAACTTACCAAGCACCAGCAAGCAGTGCTGGTGAGCCTACAATTTCTTTAGTTAATTGTAACTAA
- the mshL gene encoding pilus (MSHA type) biogenesis protein MshL, whose translation MRKIVVGIIIASLMGCSMGHRDPVEVKQTLNQSINEANSRALDQLPPSVEEDLMPELEAANTAGSNTVKRFRIKASGVEARQFFTSLIKGTEFSVAVHPDVTGRITLNVSDVTLDDILLIVQDMYGYDVIKTGKVIQVYPAGLRTVTIPVDYIQFQRSGRSLTSIVTGSVTSTGSTSSGGDSDSNSNNSSNNSNNSGDNTTTASGGTRIETITESDFWPLLQQAVAGLIGSGKGQSVVVTPQAGVITVRAFPDEIREVRQFLGISQERMQRQVILEAKILEVTLSDGYQQGINWSNISASIGNSGSIVVNRPGSTVLPGLDAIGSLLGGQTNVTISDGSFEAVLSFMSTQGDLNVLSSPRVTASNNQKAVIKVGNDQYYVTALSSNAGNGENSNAVPEVTLTPFFSGISLDVTPQIDDKGNVFLHVHPAVIEVEEETKQLNLGGDFQNVTLPLAKSSIRESDSVIRARDGDVVVIGGLMKSNTIERVSKVPFLGDIPALGHLFRNTSNLTQKTELVILLKPTVVGVNTWQKELERSRDLLQEWFPDQQ comes from the coding sequence ATGCGCAAGATTGTAGTTGGAATTATCATTGCCTCGCTAATGGGGTGCTCTATGGGGCACAGAGATCCCGTTGAAGTCAAACAGACCTTAAACCAGTCCATCAATGAGGCAAATAGCCGAGCACTGGATCAGTTGCCACCTTCTGTGGAAGAGGACTTAATGCCGGAGCTGGAAGCGGCCAATACGGCAGGCAGCAATACGGTGAAGCGTTTTCGCATTAAAGCCAGTGGGGTTGAAGCTAGGCAGTTTTTCACCTCCCTGATTAAAGGCACGGAATTCAGTGTCGCAGTTCATCCCGATGTAACAGGGCGTATCACGCTGAATGTCAGCGATGTGACGCTCGATGATATCTTATTGATCGTACAAGATATGTATGGCTACGATGTGATTAAAACGGGCAAGGTTATTCAAGTTTATCCTGCGGGTTTACGCACCGTGACCATCCCGGTCGATTATATCCAGTTTCAACGTTCTGGTCGCTCTTTAACCAGTATCGTGACCGGCTCTGTGACCTCGACGGGCTCTACCAGCTCCGGCGGTGATTCTGATTCTAATTCCAATAACAGTTCGAACAACTCCAATAACAGCGGAGACAACACAACCACAGCCAGTGGTGGCACCCGCATTGAAACCATTACGGAAAGTGATTTCTGGCCGTTATTGCAACAAGCGGTGGCGGGCTTAATTGGTTCTGGTAAAGGACAAAGTGTCGTCGTGACACCTCAAGCTGGGGTGATTACTGTTCGTGCTTTCCCAGATGAGATTCGCGAAGTAAGGCAATTCCTCGGTATTTCTCAAGAACGCATGCAGCGCCAAGTCATTCTTGAAGCCAAAATTCTTGAAGTCACCCTGAGTGACGGCTATCAACAGGGGATCAATTGGTCGAACATCTCGGCGTCGATTGGTAATTCTGGCAGCATCGTAGTGAACAGACCGGGCTCTACCGTATTACCTGGCTTAGATGCCATTGGTTCACTGCTCGGTGGGCAAACCAATGTAACGATCTCTGATGGTAGCTTTGAAGCGGTATTAAGTTTCATGTCTACTCAAGGTGACTTGAACGTGCTTTCTAGCCCGCGTGTTACCGCATCGAACAACCAGAAAGCGGTCATCAAAGTGGGTAACGATCAGTATTACGTCACTGCACTTTCGAGTAATGCAGGCAATGGTGAAAACTCCAATGCCGTCCCTGAAGTGACGCTCACGCCATTTTTCTCGGGTATTTCTCTCGATGTGACGCCACAAATTGACGATAAGGGCAATGTGTTCTTGCATGTACACCCTGCGGTGATTGAAGTGGAAGAAGAAACCAAACAATTGAATCTGGGGGGCGACTTCCAAAACGTCACTCTTCCCTTAGCCAAAAGTTCAATTCGTGAATCTGATTCGGTGATTCGTGCTCGTGATGGTGACGTGGTGGTTATTGGTGGTTTGATGAAATCGAACACGATTGAACGTGTGTCTAAAGTACCATTTTTGGGTGATATTCCAGCCTTGGGCCACCTGTTCCGCAATACATCGAACTTAACGCAAAAAACGGAACTGGTTATTTTGCTTAAGCCAACGGTAGTGGGTGTGAATACTTGGCAGAAAGAGTTAGAGCGTTCAAGGGATCTGCTTCAAGAATGGTTCCCTGATCAGCAGTAG
- a CDS encoding tetratricopeptide repeat protein: MSEINKALAELASQKSQPAQLQRAELPKVTSVKPIVWIATGFGLSLAVGGWAITQSAPGSQNYSEPVTTTVVTVAEETLRSPTQKTPSEGAQSVTVSQPNIVTTARVEKATSVAPSSVKPATAPSKSETTLVAKAVTKPSATENQSVSHAAQSQEKAQAPAVQNAPAVENSMLVEQVELTQEQLAEKAIGRAEKALDANNLQNALSAYSDALRHTPNNEVVRQKLAALYFGKGDSRKAYELLQAGIALNPEGETLRIALSKMLIKANQNEAALTPLVALYDDSGKEYLAMRAALAQKIKKDDIALESYQRLSQMDSENARWWLGLAIQQERALDFKSAQVSYQAALSKVGISNQSQRFIKDRLALLQNLESAQ, translated from the coding sequence TTGAGCGAAATAAACAAAGCGCTTGCTGAATTGGCAAGTCAAAAGTCGCAACCTGCTCAATTGCAAAGAGCGGAGCTGCCAAAAGTGACCTCGGTGAAACCGATTGTATGGATTGCCACTGGATTCGGTTTGAGCTTAGCCGTTGGGGGCTGGGCAATCACACAATCCGCGCCTGGTAGCCAAAATTACTCTGAGCCTGTGACTACGACGGTTGTTACGGTTGCCGAAGAAACCTTACGCTCTCCGACACAAAAAACACCATCCGAGGGCGCGCAAAGTGTCACTGTTTCTCAGCCGAACATTGTCACGACTGCGCGAGTGGAGAAGGCAACATCAGTCGCTCCCTCTTCAGTAAAACCTGCAACAGCGCCAAGCAAGTCGGAAACAACGCTGGTAGCAAAAGCCGTTACGAAACCATCGGCTACGGAAAATCAGTCGGTTTCTCACGCAGCACAAAGCCAAGAGAAGGCTCAAGCCCCCGCGGTGCAGAATGCGCCTGCTGTGGAAAACAGCATGTTGGTTGAACAAGTTGAGTTAACCCAAGAACAGCTAGCCGAAAAAGCCATTGGTCGAGCGGAAAAAGCGCTGGATGCCAATAACTTGCAAAATGCTTTGTCTGCCTACAGCGACGCTCTGCGCCATACACCCAACAACGAAGTGGTGAGACAGAAATTAGCGGCACTCTATTTTGGTAAAGGAGACAGCCGCAAAGCGTATGAATTGCTTCAGGCTGGGATTGCTCTCAATCCAGAGGGGGAAACCTTACGCATTGCATTAAGCAAAATGCTGATCAAAGCCAATCAAAACGAAGCTGCACTAACCCCATTGGTGGCACTTTACGATGATTCTGGGAAAGAATATCTCGCGATGCGCGCCGCGTTAGCACAAAAAATTAAGAAAGATGACATTGCATTAGAGAGCTATCAGCGCCTAAGCCAAATGGACAGCGAAAATGCACGCTGGTGGCTGGGATTGGCGATTCAACAAGAGCGGGCATTGGATTTCAAATCGGCGCAAGTGTCTTATCAAGCCGCATTGAGTAAAGTTGGAATATCCAATCAATCACAACGTTTTATCAAAGATAGACTCGCGCTGTTACAAAATTTGGAGAGTGCACAATGA
- a CDS encoding type IV pilus modification PilV family protein, which translates to MKKHQGMTLIESIVAMVLIAVAMVTLTSLLFPNVKNSAAPHYQTRAIALGQGFMSQILARGFDHNSNFDGGSTRCGEDGVLCTAADGLGAEESQVIDYNDVDDYIGCWYTTNTQSQCPAGSVQKSLADVFGSTINTEYPNFRVDVRVFYDGNMDGSEDGAVSTLKRIEMAIHAGQYGPYPLVAYKGNY; encoded by the coding sequence ATGAAAAAACACCAAGGAATGACGCTCATCGAAAGTATTGTGGCGATGGTATTGATTGCCGTTGCTATGGTGACCTTGACCAGTTTGCTCTTTCCCAATGTAAAAAATTCCGCTGCGCCGCACTACCAAACGCGTGCCATTGCCCTAGGACAGGGTTTTATGAGCCAAATTCTCGCACGCGGTTTTGATCACAACAGCAATTTTGATGGTGGCAGTACACGTTGCGGTGAAGACGGTGTGTTGTGCACTGCTGCTGATGGTTTAGGCGCAGAAGAATCACAAGTGATCGATTATAACGATGTCGACGATTATATTGGTTGTTGGTATACCACCAATACCCAATCTCAATGCCCTGCAGGTTCGGTTCAAAAATCATTAGCGGATGTCTTTGGCAGTACCATCAACACGGAATATCCAAATTTTCGGGTTGATGTGCGTGTGTTCTACGATGGCAACATGGATGGCAGTGAAGATGGGGCGGTGAGTACGTTAAAGCGCATTGAAATGGCAATACACGCCGGTCAATACGGGCCGTATCCTCTCGTGGCGTATAAGGGGAACTACTGA
- a CDS encoding GspE/PulE family protein has product MKVRLRKRLGDLLVEEGIINEAQLDQALGAQRSGGRKLGDTLIDLGFLSEQQMLAFLSQQLDLPLIDLNRATVDIDAVQLLPEVHARRLRALVIGRNGDTLRIAMSDPADLFAQEALIGQLGQYGIEFVIAPERQLVEGFDRYYRRTKEIANFAEQLQAEHQVNDAFDFNIEDDDSDEVTVVKLINSMFEDAIQVGASDIHIEPDANVLRLRQRIDGVLHETLLNEVNIAPALVLRLKLMANLDISEKRLPQDGRFNIRSKGQSVDIRMSTMPVQYGESVVMRLLNQSSGVRKLEDSGLPDDLLVRLRRQLKRPHGMILVTGPTGSGKTTTLYGALTELNQPGKKIITAEDPVEYRLSRVNQVQINPKINLDFSTVLRTFLRQDPDIILIGEMRDHETVEIGLRAALTGHLVLSTLHTNDAVDSALRMIDMGAPGYLVASAVRAVVAQRLVRRVCPDCKTEDHVGESRKAWLAQRFPNQVEAGFVKGRGCQNCNLTGYRGRIGVFEMLELEHGMMDALRANDAVEFAHAARRSPGYKPLLASAMELALQGVVSLEEVMNLGEGDSSGVAEAIIM; this is encoded by the coding sequence ATGAAAGTAAGATTAAGAAAGCGACTTGGTGATCTTCTTGTTGAGGAAGGCATTATCAATGAAGCGCAACTTGATCAAGCACTCGGCGCACAAAGAAGTGGTGGGCGTAAGCTTGGCGATACGCTGATTGATTTAGGTTTTTTGTCTGAGCAACAGATGCTGGCGTTTTTGTCTCAGCAACTTGATCTGCCTTTAATTGACTTAAATCGAGCTACGGTCGATATCGATGCAGTGCAGTTGCTACCAGAAGTGCATGCTCGTCGTTTACGTGCATTGGTGATAGGCCGTAACGGCGACACGCTGCGCATTGCGATGAGTGATCCTGCCGACCTTTTTGCACAAGAAGCGTTGATCGGTCAGCTAGGACAATATGGCATTGAGTTTGTTATCGCGCCAGAAAGGCAGCTGGTGGAAGGCTTTGATCGCTATTATCGCCGTACCAAAGAGATCGCCAACTTTGCGGAGCAGTTGCAAGCGGAACACCAAGTCAACGACGCATTTGATTTCAATATTGAAGATGACGACAGTGATGAGGTGACCGTCGTTAAGCTCATCAACTCGATGTTTGAAGACGCCATCCAGGTGGGGGCATCGGATATCCATATCGAACCGGATGCCAATGTATTGCGTTTGCGCCAGCGTATTGATGGCGTGCTACACGAAACCTTGCTAAATGAAGTCAACATCGCGCCAGCATTGGTACTGAGATTAAAACTCATGGCCAACTTGGATATTTCCGAAAAACGTCTGCCGCAAGATGGCCGTTTTAACATCCGCTCCAAAGGTCAGTCGGTGGATATCCGTATGTCGACCATGCCAGTTCAGTATGGTGAATCGGTGGTGATGCGTTTGCTCAATCAATCTTCCGGAGTCAGAAAATTAGAAGACTCAGGTTTGCCGGACGATCTTTTAGTGCGCCTACGCCGACAGTTGAAACGTCCGCACGGCATGATCCTCGTAACTGGCCCTACGGGTTCTGGTAAAACCACTACGCTGTATGGTGCTCTAACAGAACTCAACCAACCGGGCAAGAAGATCATCACGGCGGAAGATCCGGTCGAATATCGTTTGTCACGCGTCAACCAAGTGCAGATCAATCCAAAGATCAACCTTGATTTCTCCACCGTGTTAAGAACGTTCCTCCGTCAGGATCCCGATATCATTTTGATTGGTGAGATGCGTGACCATGAAACGGTTGAAATTGGCCTGCGAGCGGCGCTGACCGGTCACTTGGTATTGAGTACCTTACACACCAATGACGCCGTAGACAGTGCGCTTCGTATGATTGATATGGGTGCTCCGGGTTATCTGGTCGCGAGTGCTGTACGTGCTGTGGTCGCGCAGCGATTGGTGCGCCGTGTCTGTCCGGATTGCAAAACAGAAGATCACGTTGGCGAGTCACGTAAAGCGTGGTTGGCACAGCGATTCCCGAATCAAGTGGAAGCAGGCTTTGTGAAAGGGCGCGGTTGTCAAAACTGTAACTTAACAGGTTATCGCGGCCGTATTGGTGTGTTTGAAATGCTGGAACTTGAACATGGAATGATGGACGCGTTGCGCGCCAATGATGCCGTCGAGTTTGCGCATGCTGCGCGTCGTTCTCCTGGCTATAAACCTCTGTTAGCGTCGGCAATGGAGCTGGCGCTACAAGGCGTAGTGAGCTTAGAAGAAGTGATGAATTTAGGCGAAGGTGACTCCTCTGGGGTTGCTGAAGCGATCATTATGTAA
- a CDS encoding prepilin-type N-terminal cleavage/methylation domain-containing protein, whose translation MKQNQNGFSLVELVVVIVVVGLLAVAALPRFLDVTDAAKKASIEGVAGGFATGVLSARAQWEAEARPSRNINSQEQNTVNYDGVDFWLTRSKDASNADTGFRDGYPWGLAGNFASYPAALTGQMCVDLMENLLQNPPKVGIEGSGTTSDNGFKYSASADSANAKCTYIQLDGNTKHQFEYEAKNGRVTVTLQ comes from the coding sequence ATGAAACAAAATCAAAACGGTTTTTCTTTGGTTGAATTGGTTGTGGTGATTGTGGTTGTCGGTTTATTGGCAGTTGCAGCGCTACCACGATTCTTGGATGTCACTGACGCTGCGAAGAAAGCCAGTATTGAAGGTGTTGCAGGTGGATTTGCGACGGGGGTTTTATCTGCGCGCGCGCAGTGGGAAGCCGAAGCTCGTCCGTCAAGAAACATCAATAGCCAAGAGCAAAATACCGTCAACTACGATGGTGTCGATTTTTGGTTAACGCGTTCTAAAGACGCTTCGAATGCCGATACGGGCTTCCGAGATGGTTATCCTTGGGGCTTGGCGGGCAACTTTGCGAGCTATCCAGCAGCGCTAACTGGCCAAATGTGTGTAGACTTAATGGAGAACCTTCTACAAAACCCACCAAAGGTTGGTATTGAAGGCTCAGGCACCACAAGTGATAACGGCTTCAAATATTCCGCATCGGCTGACTCAGCAAATGCTAAATGTACTTATATTCAACTTGACGGCAACACTAAGCATCAGTTTGAATATGAAGCGAAAAATGGTCGTGTGACCGTAACTTTGCAGTAA
- a CDS encoding MSHA biogenesis protein MshK, giving the protein MVRFLLLSLCFAGGNAYATQDPTAPLGWTKPAQTKPSAQRQYRLPTLQSIVCQSPKECVAILNDDVVSVGETIRGYKVTQIDSDVVTLKRGSKLWKLELFNLDIKE; this is encoded by the coding sequence GTGGTTAGATTTCTTCTGTTATCACTGTGTTTCGCTGGTGGAAATGCGTATGCGACTCAAGATCCAACGGCTCCGCTAGGTTGGACGAAGCCCGCTCAAACCAAGCCAAGTGCACAGAGACAATATCGCTTACCGACGTTACAAAGCATCGTATGTCAGTCACCGAAAGAGTGTGTCGCGATTTTAAATGACGATGTGGTCAGTGTGGGCGAAACCATACGCGGTTATAAAGTCACTCAAATTGATTCTGATGTGGTGACATTAAAGCGAGGCTCCAAGCTGTGGAAATTAGAGCTTTTTAATCTGGATATAAAAGAATAA
- a CDS encoding ExeA family protein, protein MYLQHFGFHTQPFSQTPNTELFLGLAPHFEAIQTVMAALDMGEGIVKVTGEVGTGKTMVCRMLIDQLSDKVNLVYLPNPVLSGHEMQMAIAREMGLKTYDSVSLVPQIQDRLIGMRQRGMRTVLLVDEAQALPLEAMEALRLFGNLETEQEKLLQIVLFGQPELDERIAQHELRQFRQRITFSCQLRPLTIEEGVAFIDSRLAKAGDGDQQYLTTEQKKALWRGAGGIPRLINQLCHKAFLLAYMQQQKNVTNQHLFTAIHDTYDACKPLFKTPVLWGWRAS, encoded by the coding sequence ATGTATTTGCAGCACTTTGGTTTTCACACTCAGCCTTTTTCGCAAACCCCAAACACCGAGTTGTTTTTGGGGTTAGCACCGCACTTTGAAGCGATTCAAACCGTCATGGCGGCGCTGGACATGGGAGAGGGGATCGTCAAAGTGACTGGGGAAGTGGGCACAGGTAAAACCATGGTATGCCGCATGTTGATTGATCAACTCAGTGATAAGGTGAACTTGGTTTATCTGCCGAATCCCGTGTTGAGTGGCCATGAAATGCAAATGGCTATTGCGCGCGAAATGGGGCTAAAAACCTATGACAGTGTGAGTTTGGTACCACAGATCCAAGACCGTTTGATAGGCATGCGCCAGCGTGGTATGCGTACTGTGTTGTTAGTGGATGAAGCTCAAGCATTACCGCTCGAAGCGATGGAAGCATTGCGTCTGTTTGGCAACTTAGAAACCGAGCAAGAGAAATTGTTACAGATAGTGCTGTTTGGTCAGCCTGAGCTCGATGAACGTATCGCCCAGCATGAGTTAAGGCAATTTCGTCAGCGTATAACGTTTAGCTGCCAACTACGGCCACTGACGATTGAAGAAGGCGTTGCCTTTATCGATAGTCGCCTAGCGAAGGCGGGAGATGGTGATCAGCAATACCTCACCACAGAGCAAAAAAAAGCACTTTGGCGCGGGGCCGGTGGCATTCCTCGTTTAATCAACCAGTTGTGCCATAAGGCGTTTTTGTTGGCCTATATGCAACAACAGAAAAATGTCACTAATCAACATTTATTTACCGCGATTCATGACACTTATGATGCGTGTAAACCTTTGTTTAAAACCCCGGTACTGTGGGGATGGAGAGCATCTTGA